A region of Cucumis melo cultivar AY chromosome 2, USDA_Cmelo_AY_1.0, whole genome shotgun sequence DNA encodes the following proteins:
- the LOC103492092 gene encoding uncharacterized protein LOC103492092 isoform X1, whose protein sequence is MATQTLDSHQTSTTDELCFILLEETEKINSESVKVAEQIHFSSPQETVEDDREKGRADNLHVPNSTLSTSKEKAVDIQAEPPAIEIKQIDETPVVNLPVHDNVQLEKESTSVSEVEIATATNETLHEGRPSVEPVGGEAIELPVIAYLEKSIKEFDTTDNGKSPPEEQPTKEVIERETLEVPAEATTQKVEEQPSEAVNFPKVQDESSSNIVYSEEKEEPGAHVHFVTEVAEKVEMDSEEVEEKKSKISDNTILSVVEDFSKGPTDAENEPVTECISVEKEADKEPVTECVSVEKEADKEPVTECVSVEKEAEKEPVTECVSVKEAEQEPVTECVSVEKEADKKPETDIPKEPVELSKKEAQATEVVPLEELIERVAKENLERVETPTEKEQPVELQPFKALEEVIAKEISIPTEVPKEKQQGSEIEAEQESRELIETKIRESVEVSHESELLVEVHQAREQVLIEKERNESLEPPKNKEQSDEAISQRGSEEVTTNEVGLSFEPPKNDEQAYEGFSATKSEEVKEKETNDSTLDFEEVEKQEKEVIEVKDGTREIPEVTKHVQDTYVEAETVTDEKTLAPRDNTGQPSEGKLQKEEQPIEVVAEKEPIKMFAKEDIETVELPMEKKSVVVEKEINEDVETDEPEIEKKQPEVEKKQPVDVGKEISEDTEIVERPIENKQPVAVAKEINEVITKEVTQKVEPSTETQQLEVIAKEVSEVVAKEVMEMFETPTEEEQPLVTTKETNASIEPLKNMEQPNEVISQKESVEVIAQEVCAPFDPPKNKEQADEGLLVSESGKRPDEDHPTEEFVGVDKESREKPDTTHVPDLFVEPPKKEVHPLEVLTVEQQVEVTTDEIIITTEPPTEKGQSIEVHPLKGLEVEEKEISESKEFSEDKEQAVEVQSVQESKEVIAENIVKSVEIPKGSELLNEVQPVKELEVMVKDSSESIQPPKNKEQPNEVPHEKESEVIAKDIDESLVPSKDMEGPVEGFPVIGSEEMGAKEVSGSTLGSEEIEKLEPCKVTEVRDGKEELSEITNHVHNEYVEVETEQTVKGENVKDQKPLAIGNDSTPPLGVGQIHKEEEQCKGQSDKQDSVYHRGQPSVDLVAPDFPPHDVKEDEKKESSNIDVVAQLSVEEAPAMEKVGEENEEKGMKTEKADEATHENIQNITLPREEVAPRDYETDVVVAGKSIDDQKAGEVADLIAETKVEESITDEKLAPVETVNAQVNETPKEPQELELEVKDKENVREEAEVPKVNDKKEVPSKPSHKHSHNILSKVKQSLVKAKKAIIGKSPSSKTLSSEARDDIKVK, encoded by the exons ATGGCCACCCAAACTCTTGATTCCCATCAAACTTCTACAACCGATGAG ttatgttttattttactGGAGGAAACGGAGAAGATCAACAGTGAATCAGTAAAAGTAGCGGAGCAAATACATTTCTCTTCACCACAAGAAACTGTAGAAGATGACAGGGAGAAAGGTAGGGCTGACAACTTACATGTTCCAAATAGTACTTTGTCGACATCCAAAGAAAAGGCAGTGGATATTCAAGCTGAGCCTCCTGCAATTGAGATCAAACAAATAGATGAAACTCCTGTTGTTAATCTTCCAGTTCATGACAATGTGCAGTTGGAAAAAGAATCTACTTCGGTTTCAGAGGTGGAAATTGCTACTGCCACCAATGAGACTCTACATGAGGGAAGGCCATCGGTTGAACCAGTTGGAGGAGAAGCAATAGAACTGCCAGTAATTGCGTACTTGGAAAAAAGTATAAAGGAGTTTGATACAACTGACAATGGCAAGAGCCCACCAGAAGAGCAACCAACTAAAGAAGTCATAGAAAGAGAGACTTTGGAGGTACCAGCAGAGGCAACCACACAAAAAGTAGAAGAACAACCATCAGAGGCTGTGAACTTTCCAAAAGTACAAGACGAATCATCAAGCAATATCGTTTACAGTGAAGAAAAAGAGGAACCAGGTGCCCATGTACATTTTGTAACAGAAGTTGCAGAAAAAGTAGAAATGGATTCTGAGGAAGTAGAAGAGAAGAAGTCAAAGATTAGTGATAATACAATATTATCAGTAGTGGAAGACTTTAGTAAGGGCCCAACAGATGCAGAAAATGAACCAGTGACAGAATGCATCAGTGTAGAGAAAGAGGCAGACAAGGAACCAGTGACAGAATGCGTCAGTGTAGAGAAGGAGGCAGACAAGGAACCAGTGACAGAATGCGTCAGTGTAGAGAAGGAGGCAGAAAAGGAACCAGTGACAGAATGCGTCAGTGTAAAGGAGGCAGAACAGGAACCAGTGACAGAATGCGTCAGTGTAGAGAAGGAGGCAGACAAGAAACCTGAGACTGATATTCCAAAAGAACCCGTTGAACTATCAAAGAAAGAAGCTCAGGCAACTGAGGTAGTTCCATTGGAAGAACTAATAGAGAGGGTTGCAAAAGAAAATCTTGAAAGAGTTGAAACTCCAACAGAAAAAGAGCAGCCAGTTGAACTTCAACCATTCAAAGCGTTGGAAGAAGTGATAGCAAAAGAAATTAGCATACCCACAGAAGTTCCCAAAGAAAAGCAACAGGGATCTGAAATTGAAGCAGAGCAAGAATCAAGAGAACTGATAGAAACAAAGATCAGGGAATCTGTTGAAGTTTCCCATGAAAGTGAATTACTAGTTGAAGTTCATCAAGCAAGAGAACAAGTAttgatagaaaaagagagaaacgaATCCTTAGAACCTCCAAAGAATAAGGAGCAATCGGATGAAGCTATTTCCCAAAGAGGATCTGAAGAAGTCACAACAAATGAGGTTGGCTTATCCTTTGAACCTCCCAAGAACGATGAGCAAGCATATGAAGGGTTTTCAGCAACAAAATCTGAAgaagtgaaggaaaaagagacCAATGATTCCACATTGGATTTTGAAGAAGTCGAGAAACAAGAAAAGGAGGTCATTGAAGTAAAAGATGGTACAAGAGAGATACCTGAAGTAACCAAACATGTCCAGGACACTTATGTTGAGGCTGAAACTGTGACAGATGAAAAGACATTGGCACCTAGAGACAACACTGGCCAACCAAGTGAGGGGAAACTCCAGAAAGAAGAACAACCAATCGAGGTGGTTGCTGAAAAAGAACCAATTAAGATGTTTGCAAAAGAAGATATTGAAACAGTTGAGCTGCCGATGGAAAAGAAGTCAGTAGTGGTAGAAAAAGAGATAAATGAAGATGTTGAAACAGATGAGCCAGAAATAGAAAAGAAGCAGCCAGAAGTAGAAAAGAAGCAGCCAGTAGACGTAGGAAAGGAGATAAGTGAAGATACTGAAATAGTTGAACGACCAATAGAAAATAAGCAGCCAGTAGCGGTTGCAAAAGAGATAAACGAGGTGATCACAAAAGAAGTTACTCAAAAGGTTGAGCCTTCAACAGAAACACAACAGTTAGAAGTGATAGCAAAAGAGGTAAGCGAGGTGGTCGCAAAGGAAGTTATGGAAATGTTTGAAACTCCAACAGAAGAAGAGCAACCACTAGTGACAACAAAAGAGACAAATGCATCTATTGAGCCTCTCAAGAACATGGAGCAGCCAAATGAAGTTATTTCTCAGAAAGAATCGGTGGAAGTTATAGCACAAGAGGTTTGTGCACCTTTTGACCCTCCTAAGAACAAGGAGCAGGCAGATGAAGGGTTACTGGTGTCAGAATCGGGTAAAAGACCAGATGAGGACCATCCAACAGAAGAATTTGTCGGTGTAGACAAGGAATCGAGGGAGAAACCAGACACGACTCATGTTCCAGACTTATTTGTTGAACCTCCCAAGAAAGAAGTGCATCCACTTGAGGTTCTTACAGTGGAACAACAAGTAGAAGTTACCACAGACGAAATTATTATAACAACCGAACCTCCAACAGAAAAGGGGCAGTCCATTGAAGTTCACCCACTAAAAGGATTAGAAGTGGAGGAAAAAGAAATTTCCGAAAGCAAAGAATTTTCTGAGGACAAGGAACAAGCAGTTGAAGTACAGTCAGTACAAGAATCAAAGGAAGTGATAGCAGAAAATATAGTTAAATCTGTAGAAATTCCCAAGGGGAGTGAATTGCTCAATGAAGTTCAACCAGTGAAAGAATTAGAAGTCATGGTAAAAGATTCTAGTGAATCCATTCAACCTCCGAAGAATAAGGAGCAACCAAATGAAGTTCCACATGAGAAAGAATCAGAAGTTATAGCAAAAGATATTGATGAATCCTTAGTACCTTCCAAGGACATGGAAGGGCCAGTTGAAGGTTTTCCTGTGATTGGATCTGAGGAAATGGGAGCAAAAGAGGTCAGTGGTTCCACATTGGGTTcagaagaaattgaaaaactaGAACCTTGCAAAGTTACCGAAGTGAGGGATGGCAAGGAAGAATTGTCTGAGATAACCAATCATGTTCATAATGAATATGTGGAGGTAGAAACTGAGCAAACTGTGAAAGGCGAAAATGTGAAAGATCAAAAGCCATTGGCTATCGGGAATGATAGTACACCACCTTTGGGAGTAGGACAAATCCACAAAGAAGAGGAGCAATGCAAAGGACAAAGTGATAAACAAGATTCAGTTTATCATAGGGGTCAACCTAGTGTAGATTTAGTTGCACCTGACTTTCCACCTCATGATgtgaaagaagatgaaaagaaggAATCAAGCAACATTGATGTAGTTGCACAGTTATCAGTAGAGGAAGCACCCGCTATGGAGAAAGTGGGAGaggaaaatgaagaaaaaggaatgaagactgagaaggcagATGAAGCTACTCATGAGAACATACAAAACATAACGCTGCCAAGAGAAGAGGTGGCTCCAAGAGACTATGAAACTGATGTTGTGGTAGCAGGAAAGTCAATTGATGACCAAAAAGCTGGTGAAGTCGCTGATCTGATTGCAGAAACCAAGGTTGAGGAGAGTATTACAGACGAGAAACTAGCACCGGTTGAGACTGTCAATGCTCAGGTAAATGAAACACCTAAAGAACCCCAAGAGCTTGAGTTGGAAgtaaaagataaagaaaatgtGAGGGAAGAAGCTGAAGTTCCGAAAGTTAATGACAAGAAAGAAGTTCCATCGAAGCCTAGTCATAAGCATTCACACAATATTTTATCGAAAGTAAAACAGTCGCTGGTGAAGGCAAAGAAAGCCATCATTGGCAAGTCACCAAGCTCAAAAACCCTTTCCTCTGAAGCAAGGGATGACATTAAAGTTAAGTGA
- the LOC103492092 gene encoding uncharacterized protein LOC103492092 isoform X2 translates to MATQTLDSHQTSTTDEETEKINSESVKVAEQIHFSSPQETVEDDREKGRADNLHVPNSTLSTSKEKAVDIQAEPPAIEIKQIDETPVVNLPVHDNVQLEKESTSVSEVEIATATNETLHEGRPSVEPVGGEAIELPVIAYLEKSIKEFDTTDNGKSPPEEQPTKEVIERETLEVPAEATTQKVEEQPSEAVNFPKVQDESSSNIVYSEEKEEPGAHVHFVTEVAEKVEMDSEEVEEKKSKISDNTILSVVEDFSKGPTDAENEPVTECISVEKEADKEPVTECVSVEKEADKEPVTECVSVEKEAEKEPVTECVSVKEAEQEPVTECVSVEKEADKKPETDIPKEPVELSKKEAQATEVVPLEELIERVAKENLERVETPTEKEQPVELQPFKALEEVIAKEISIPTEVPKEKQQGSEIEAEQESRELIETKIRESVEVSHESELLVEVHQAREQVLIEKERNESLEPPKNKEQSDEAISQRGSEEVTTNEVGLSFEPPKNDEQAYEGFSATKSEEVKEKETNDSTLDFEEVEKQEKEVIEVKDGTREIPEVTKHVQDTYVEAETVTDEKTLAPRDNTGQPSEGKLQKEEQPIEVVAEKEPIKMFAKEDIETVELPMEKKSVVVEKEINEDVETDEPEIEKKQPEVEKKQPVDVGKEISEDTEIVERPIENKQPVAVAKEINEVITKEVTQKVEPSTETQQLEVIAKEVSEVVAKEVMEMFETPTEEEQPLVTTKETNASIEPLKNMEQPNEVISQKESVEVIAQEVCAPFDPPKNKEQADEGLLVSESGKRPDEDHPTEEFVGVDKESREKPDTTHVPDLFVEPPKKEVHPLEVLTVEQQVEVTTDEIIITTEPPTEKGQSIEVHPLKGLEVEEKEISESKEFSEDKEQAVEVQSVQESKEVIAENIVKSVEIPKGSELLNEVQPVKELEVMVKDSSESIQPPKNKEQPNEVPHEKESEVIAKDIDESLVPSKDMEGPVEGFPVIGSEEMGAKEVSGSTLGSEEIEKLEPCKVTEVRDGKEELSEITNHVHNEYVEVETEQTVKGENVKDQKPLAIGNDSTPPLGVGQIHKEEEQCKGQSDKQDSVYHRGQPSVDLVAPDFPPHDVKEDEKKESSNIDVVAQLSVEEAPAMEKVGEENEEKGMKTEKADEATHENIQNITLPREEVAPRDYETDVVVAGKSIDDQKAGEVADLIAETKVEESITDEKLAPVETVNAQVNETPKEPQELELEVKDKENVREEAEVPKVNDKKEVPSKPSHKHSHNILSKVKQSLVKAKKAIIGKSPSSKTLSSEARDDIKVK, encoded by the exons ATGGCCACCCAAACTCTTGATTCCCATCAAACTTCTACAACCGATGAG GAAACGGAGAAGATCAACAGTGAATCAGTAAAAGTAGCGGAGCAAATACATTTCTCTTCACCACAAGAAACTGTAGAAGATGACAGGGAGAAAGGTAGGGCTGACAACTTACATGTTCCAAATAGTACTTTGTCGACATCCAAAGAAAAGGCAGTGGATATTCAAGCTGAGCCTCCTGCAATTGAGATCAAACAAATAGATGAAACTCCTGTTGTTAATCTTCCAGTTCATGACAATGTGCAGTTGGAAAAAGAATCTACTTCGGTTTCAGAGGTGGAAATTGCTACTGCCACCAATGAGACTCTACATGAGGGAAGGCCATCGGTTGAACCAGTTGGAGGAGAAGCAATAGAACTGCCAGTAATTGCGTACTTGGAAAAAAGTATAAAGGAGTTTGATACAACTGACAATGGCAAGAGCCCACCAGAAGAGCAACCAACTAAAGAAGTCATAGAAAGAGAGACTTTGGAGGTACCAGCAGAGGCAACCACACAAAAAGTAGAAGAACAACCATCAGAGGCTGTGAACTTTCCAAAAGTACAAGACGAATCATCAAGCAATATCGTTTACAGTGAAGAAAAAGAGGAACCAGGTGCCCATGTACATTTTGTAACAGAAGTTGCAGAAAAAGTAGAAATGGATTCTGAGGAAGTAGAAGAGAAGAAGTCAAAGATTAGTGATAATACAATATTATCAGTAGTGGAAGACTTTAGTAAGGGCCCAACAGATGCAGAAAATGAACCAGTGACAGAATGCATCAGTGTAGAGAAAGAGGCAGACAAGGAACCAGTGACAGAATGCGTCAGTGTAGAGAAGGAGGCAGACAAGGAACCAGTGACAGAATGCGTCAGTGTAGAGAAGGAGGCAGAAAAGGAACCAGTGACAGAATGCGTCAGTGTAAAGGAGGCAGAACAGGAACCAGTGACAGAATGCGTCAGTGTAGAGAAGGAGGCAGACAAGAAACCTGAGACTGATATTCCAAAAGAACCCGTTGAACTATCAAAGAAAGAAGCTCAGGCAACTGAGGTAGTTCCATTGGAAGAACTAATAGAGAGGGTTGCAAAAGAAAATCTTGAAAGAGTTGAAACTCCAACAGAAAAAGAGCAGCCAGTTGAACTTCAACCATTCAAAGCGTTGGAAGAAGTGATAGCAAAAGAAATTAGCATACCCACAGAAGTTCCCAAAGAAAAGCAACAGGGATCTGAAATTGAAGCAGAGCAAGAATCAAGAGAACTGATAGAAACAAAGATCAGGGAATCTGTTGAAGTTTCCCATGAAAGTGAATTACTAGTTGAAGTTCATCAAGCAAGAGAACAAGTAttgatagaaaaagagagaaacgaATCCTTAGAACCTCCAAAGAATAAGGAGCAATCGGATGAAGCTATTTCCCAAAGAGGATCTGAAGAAGTCACAACAAATGAGGTTGGCTTATCCTTTGAACCTCCCAAGAACGATGAGCAAGCATATGAAGGGTTTTCAGCAACAAAATCTGAAgaagtgaaggaaaaagagacCAATGATTCCACATTGGATTTTGAAGAAGTCGAGAAACAAGAAAAGGAGGTCATTGAAGTAAAAGATGGTACAAGAGAGATACCTGAAGTAACCAAACATGTCCAGGACACTTATGTTGAGGCTGAAACTGTGACAGATGAAAAGACATTGGCACCTAGAGACAACACTGGCCAACCAAGTGAGGGGAAACTCCAGAAAGAAGAACAACCAATCGAGGTGGTTGCTGAAAAAGAACCAATTAAGATGTTTGCAAAAGAAGATATTGAAACAGTTGAGCTGCCGATGGAAAAGAAGTCAGTAGTGGTAGAAAAAGAGATAAATGAAGATGTTGAAACAGATGAGCCAGAAATAGAAAAGAAGCAGCCAGAAGTAGAAAAGAAGCAGCCAGTAGACGTAGGAAAGGAGATAAGTGAAGATACTGAAATAGTTGAACGACCAATAGAAAATAAGCAGCCAGTAGCGGTTGCAAAAGAGATAAACGAGGTGATCACAAAAGAAGTTACTCAAAAGGTTGAGCCTTCAACAGAAACACAACAGTTAGAAGTGATAGCAAAAGAGGTAAGCGAGGTGGTCGCAAAGGAAGTTATGGAAATGTTTGAAACTCCAACAGAAGAAGAGCAACCACTAGTGACAACAAAAGAGACAAATGCATCTATTGAGCCTCTCAAGAACATGGAGCAGCCAAATGAAGTTATTTCTCAGAAAGAATCGGTGGAAGTTATAGCACAAGAGGTTTGTGCACCTTTTGACCCTCCTAAGAACAAGGAGCAGGCAGATGAAGGGTTACTGGTGTCAGAATCGGGTAAAAGACCAGATGAGGACCATCCAACAGAAGAATTTGTCGGTGTAGACAAGGAATCGAGGGAGAAACCAGACACGACTCATGTTCCAGACTTATTTGTTGAACCTCCCAAGAAAGAAGTGCATCCACTTGAGGTTCTTACAGTGGAACAACAAGTAGAAGTTACCACAGACGAAATTATTATAACAACCGAACCTCCAACAGAAAAGGGGCAGTCCATTGAAGTTCACCCACTAAAAGGATTAGAAGTGGAGGAAAAAGAAATTTCCGAAAGCAAAGAATTTTCTGAGGACAAGGAACAAGCAGTTGAAGTACAGTCAGTACAAGAATCAAAGGAAGTGATAGCAGAAAATATAGTTAAATCTGTAGAAATTCCCAAGGGGAGTGAATTGCTCAATGAAGTTCAACCAGTGAAAGAATTAGAAGTCATGGTAAAAGATTCTAGTGAATCCATTCAACCTCCGAAGAATAAGGAGCAACCAAATGAAGTTCCACATGAGAAAGAATCAGAAGTTATAGCAAAAGATATTGATGAATCCTTAGTACCTTCCAAGGACATGGAAGGGCCAGTTGAAGGTTTTCCTGTGATTGGATCTGAGGAAATGGGAGCAAAAGAGGTCAGTGGTTCCACATTGGGTTcagaagaaattgaaaaactaGAACCTTGCAAAGTTACCGAAGTGAGGGATGGCAAGGAAGAATTGTCTGAGATAACCAATCATGTTCATAATGAATATGTGGAGGTAGAAACTGAGCAAACTGTGAAAGGCGAAAATGTGAAAGATCAAAAGCCATTGGCTATCGGGAATGATAGTACACCACCTTTGGGAGTAGGACAAATCCACAAAGAAGAGGAGCAATGCAAAGGACAAAGTGATAAACAAGATTCAGTTTATCATAGGGGTCAACCTAGTGTAGATTTAGTTGCACCTGACTTTCCACCTCATGATgtgaaagaagatgaaaagaaggAATCAAGCAACATTGATGTAGTTGCACAGTTATCAGTAGAGGAAGCACCCGCTATGGAGAAAGTGGGAGaggaaaatgaagaaaaaggaatgaagactgagaaggcagATGAAGCTACTCATGAGAACATACAAAACATAACGCTGCCAAGAGAAGAGGTGGCTCCAAGAGACTATGAAACTGATGTTGTGGTAGCAGGAAAGTCAATTGATGACCAAAAAGCTGGTGAAGTCGCTGATCTGATTGCAGAAACCAAGGTTGAGGAGAGTATTACAGACGAGAAACTAGCACCGGTTGAGACTGTCAATGCTCAGGTAAATGAAACACCTAAAGAACCCCAAGAGCTTGAGTTGGAAgtaaaagataaagaaaatgtGAGGGAAGAAGCTGAAGTTCCGAAAGTTAATGACAAGAAAGAAGTTCCATCGAAGCCTAGTCATAAGCATTCACACAATATTTTATCGAAAGTAAAACAGTCGCTGGTGAAGGCAAAGAAAGCCATCATTGGCAAGTCACCAAGCTCAAAAACCCTTTCCTCTGAAGCAAGGGATGACATTAAAGTTAAGTGA
- the LOC103492093 gene encoding hydrophobic protein LTI6B-like, whose protein sequence is MADERTTNCIDILLAILLPPLGVFLKFGCQVEFWICLVLTFFGYIPGIIYAVYAITK, encoded by the exons atggcagACGAACGAACAACAAATTGCATCGATATCCTCCTCGCTATTCTCCTCCCTCCTCTTGGTGTCTTTCTCAAATTTGGATGCCAA GTTGAGTTTTGGATCTGCTTGGTCCTAACTTTCTTTGGTTACATCCCTGGCATTATTTATGCTGTTTATGCCATCACCAAGTGA
- the LOC103492094 gene encoding agamous-like MADS-box protein AGL80 — protein sequence MTRKKVKLAYIANDSARKATYKKRKRGLMKKVSELSTLCGIEACAIIFSPYDSQPELWPSPIGVQRVLSQFKKMPEMEQSKKMVNQETFLRQRIAKANEQLKKMRKDNREKEITRLMFQSLTAAKGLHGLNMLDLNDLGWLIDQNLKDITIRIDSLKKPSLPQPQAQAQAQAPPTTQPQTAAWLMELVSPQDQMGFVGDDMLLPFGDQTYNHNNAMWSNAFFP from the exons aTGACAAGGAAGAAAGTGAAACTTGCTTACATTGCAAACGACTCTGCAAGAAAGGCAACATacaagaagaggaagagagggCTGATGAAAAAGGTTAGTGAATTAAGCACTCTTTGTGGGATTGAGGCATGTGCAATCATCTTTAGTCCCTACGATTCTCAACCCGAACTCTGGCCTTCCCCTATTGGCGTCCAACGCGTTCTTTCCCAATTCAAGAAGATGCCCGAGATGGAGCAAAGTAAGAAGATG GTGAACCAGGAGACGTTTTTGCGACAAAGGATTGCAAAAGCGAACGAGCAATTGAAGAAAATGAGAAAGGACAACCGGGAGAAAGAGATCACACGGTTGATGTTTCAAAGCCTCACCGCTGCAAAGGGGCTACATGGTCTTAACATGCTTGATTTGAACGATCTTGGTTGGCTCATTGATCAAAATCTTAAAGATATTACTATACGCATTGACTCTCTTAAAAAGCCTTCTCTTCCACAACCTCAGGCTCAAGCTCAGGCTCAGGCTCCACCGACGACTCAGCCGCAAACTGCAGCGTGGTTGATGGAGCTTGTGAGCCCTCAAGATCAAATGGGGTTTGTTGGGGATGATATGCTTTTGCCTTTTGGGGATCAAACTTATAACCATAATAATGCAATGTGGTCTAATGCCTTTTTCCCTTAG